One Candidatus Flexicrinis proximus DNA window includes the following coding sequences:
- a CDS encoding thrombospondin type 3 repeat-containing protein, protein MPKRVLSILAVLLIASVLMTGLSLAQTDSDGDTVEDSQDRCPLTPGTPRYGGCPEFDMDGDGLNNFIDQCVRRAGPAENQGCPLDQQSTDVPQQPSQPDSSGSVPPTGTPEPVVIPPAQIGPEEPCAVSSLGSRVNVREFPSTEAPIIGQLLPGEKYLVIGVAYFGDQTWFAVDSGWVSGTAVVAGGLCGEVPRLQVPSDGLTDPSKYDESWPEEWDGIVTDPTKGEASVAFDFPDDEGGTFLRYKLENVIVTGLTDQEPDSLPAQVKMTEVLVTSYLTGDDGKPTFKGGYLLSDLGGESNLLQLLILPDPETEDPGGVFVGALFGDGSVKIASMASALSNLNGAGQDGLLLPYIEQDNLKGLVGLDSFLLLPYIEQDNLRGYLEQENVPDILELGSFELMIDRNSPAPQAGSGPHVKVFNGSGITDGTSNITDGTSNITDGTSNTFFDFFADPPDPDSYTREHVLLARQVGAPAAADGSVMPGDGSVIPGDGSVRPADLILSFGVGDPTGLGLLLPAVQKVREAAN, encoded by the coding sequence ATGCCTAAGCGGGTACTGAGCATACTTGCGGTATTGCTGATTGCATCAGTTTTGATGACCGGACTATCCCTCGCGCAGACTGACAGTGACGGTGACACGGTCGAAGACTCGCAGGATCGCTGCCCACTCACACCGGGAACGCCGCGCTATGGGGGCTGTCCGGAGTTTGATATGGATGGGGATGGGCTCAATAATTTCATTGATCAGTGTGTACGGCGTGCCGGCCCGGCCGAGAATCAGGGCTGTCCGCTGGATCAGCAGTCGACGGACGTTCCGCAGCAGCCATCTCAGCCAGATAGCTCCGGTTCCGTACCCCCAACTGGTACACCCGAACCGGTCGTAATCCCCCCTGCCCAAATCGGGCCTGAAGAGCCGTGTGCTGTGTCTTCGTTGGGCTCGCGGGTCAATGTCCGTGAATTTCCCTCAACAGAAGCACCGATTATCGGCCAACTACTTCCCGGTGAGAAATATCTGGTCATTGGCGTTGCCTACTTTGGGGATCAGACATGGTTCGCTGTCGACTCGGGGTGGGTGAGTGGAACAGCGGTTGTCGCTGGCGGGTTGTGTGGCGAGGTGCCGCGGTTGCAGGTGCCGTCTGATGGCCTGACCGATCCGAGCAAATACGATGAGTCATGGCCGGAGGAATGGGATGGGATCGTCACTGACCCGACCAAAGGCGAGGCATCGGTGGCCTTCGACTTTCCCGATGATGAGGGCGGTACGTTCTTGCGTTACAAACTGGAAAACGTAATCGTGACCGGATTGACGGATCAGGAGCCCGATTCTCTGCCTGCCCAGGTGAAGATGACAGAAGTCCTGGTCACGAGTTACCTCACGGGGGACGATGGCAAGCCGACGTTCAAGGGCGGCTATCTCCTGAGTGATCTGGGAGGCGAGTCAAATCTTCTCCAATTGCTGATCCTGCCTGACCCTGAGACCGAGGATCCCGGAGGCGTGTTTGTCGGGGCGCTCTTCGGTGACGGTTCAGTCAAGATTGCCTCGATGGCCTCTGCCTTGTCAAACCTTAACGGCGCGGGGCAGGATGGGCTGCTGCTGCCTTACATCGAGCAGGACAATCTGAAGGGACTGGTCGGACTCGACAGTTTCCTGCTACTCCCTTATATCGAACAGGACAACCTTCGGGGTTACCTGGAGCAGGAAAATGTCCCCGATATTCTGGAATTAGGGTCGTTTGAACTCATGATTGACCGCAATTCGCCTGCACCACAGGCTGGCAGCGGTCCGCATGTCAAGGTCTTCAACGGTTCGGGCATCACGGATGGTACATCGAATATCACAGATGGCACGTCCAATATCACGGACGGTACATCCAATACCTTCTTCGACTTCTTCGCGGACCCGCCCGATCCGGATTCGTACACGCGTGAACACGTATTGCTTGCGCGGCAGGTAGGCGCTCCCGCAGCGGCGGATGGTTCCGTCATGCCCGGCGATGGTTCTGTTATTCCCGGCGATGGCTCCGTTAGGCCCGCAGACCTGATCCTCTCGTTTGGGGTGGGAGATCCGACTGGACTTGGCCTGCTCTTGCCTGCGGTACAGAAGGTGCGTGAAGCCGCTAATTAG
- a CDS encoding 2,3-bisphosphoglycerate-independent phosphoglycerate mutase — MANKRVMLLILDGLGIREMHHGNAVKQAKTPNIDRWMTSIERSIVDASGEAVGLVPDQMGNSEVGHLNLGAGRIVYQDITAINVAIKSGSLAKHPVINDAIDAARVSGGRLHLIGLVSDGGVHSHIDHLLALIQTTEASGLKTYIHVITDGRDTPPNSGIEFVRRVETSIAGYQNTAIVSVSGRYYTMDRDKRWERTLRGYDAIAHRTGTFASSAVEAIQKSYDVNVSDEFIEPAVIGADPDAAVKTGDVLIFYNFRADRMRQIVQAFALPNVTGFAGQHVPGLKIVTYTEYMDDLPVSVVFGKEKLTNTLAEVVSAHGLRQYHSAETEKYPHVTFFFNGRNEEPFRGEDRRIIPSPKVATYDLQPEMSAYELTEACLERFATVDDDFVLVNFANPDMVGHTGVLSAAIKAVETVDGCAARLVEAWNAKGGIALVTADHGNCERMIEELTGDPHTYHTTNPVSLFAIGETYFKLRPRGILADVAPTVLEFMGIPQPPEMTGRSLIEHS; from the coding sequence ATGGCAAACAAACGCGTGATGCTATTGATCCTGGACGGCCTTGGCATCCGGGAAATGCACCACGGCAATGCAGTGAAGCAGGCGAAAACGCCAAATATCGATCGATGGATGACATCAATAGAACGGTCGATCGTTGACGCATCAGGCGAGGCAGTCGGCCTGGTCCCGGATCAAATGGGAAACAGCGAGGTGGGACACCTGAATCTCGGCGCTGGCCGGATTGTGTATCAGGACATTACGGCGATCAATGTCGCCATTAAGTCTGGTTCATTGGCGAAGCATCCAGTGATCAACGACGCCATTGACGCCGCACGGGTTTCTGGCGGTCGTCTGCATTTGATCGGTCTCGTGAGTGACGGCGGTGTACACAGTCACATCGATCACCTCCTTGCGCTGATTCAGACCACTGAGGCCTCAGGTCTCAAGACCTACATTCATGTAATAACGGATGGCCGGGATACGCCCCCGAACAGCGGGATTGAATTCGTTCGCCGCGTGGAAACCAGTATCGCAGGATACCAGAATACAGCGATTGTGTCCGTCTCGGGCAGATACTACACGATGGACCGCGACAAACGGTGGGAGCGTACTCTGCGCGGTTATGACGCGATCGCCCACCGCACGGGAACTTTCGCTTCATCAGCGGTCGAGGCGATCCAGAAGTCATACGATGTAAATGTCTCTGATGAATTTATCGAACCCGCAGTGATAGGGGCAGACCCGGACGCCGCGGTCAAGACAGGCGACGTGTTGATTTTCTACAACTTCCGCGCTGATCGCATGAGACAGATTGTGCAAGCTTTCGCTTTGCCAAATGTCACTGGATTTGCGGGGCAGCACGTCCCCGGTCTCAAAATCGTAACGTATACCGAGTATATGGACGACCTGCCGGTGAGTGTCGTGTTCGGGAAAGAAAAGCTGACCAACACTCTGGCGGAAGTGGTGAGCGCTCACGGTTTGCGCCAGTATCACAGCGCAGAAACCGAGAAGTATCCGCACGTCACTTTCTTCTTCAACGGCCGTAACGAGGAGCCGTTTCGTGGCGAGGACCGGCGCATTATCCCGTCCCCTAAGGTTGCAACCTATGACCTGCAGCCTGAGATGAGTGCGTACGAATTGACCGAGGCTTGCCTCGAACGGTTCGCGACGGTCGATGACGACTTTGTGCTGGTGAATTTCGCAAATCCCGACATGGTTGGTCATACCGGGGTGTTGTCCGCGGCCATCAAGGCTGTCGAAACCGTGGATGGCTGTGCGGCGCGTCTGGTCGAGGCGTGGAACGCCAAGGGCGGAATCGCGCTGGTGACCGCGGACCACGGCAATTGTGAGCGGATGATCGAGGAGCTCACGGGGGATCCTCACACGTATCACACCACAAATCCGGTTTCGCTATTTGCCATTGGCGAGACCTACTTCAAACTCCGGCCGCGTGGCATTTTGGCGGATGTTGCCCCGACCGTCCTTGAGTTCATGGGGATACCCCAGCCGCCGGAGATGACCGGCCGGTCGCTCATCGAACATAGCTAG
- a CDS encoding replication-associated recombination protein A, whose translation MDKISASQPLADRLRPERLEDVIGQRHLIGPGKPLSRAVTNNTVHSMIFWGPPGVGKTTLARIIATQTGRRFVALSAVSASKDDVRKVVEAARREPDLFGEAEGGGKGVILFLDEIHRFNKAQQDFLLPYVEDGTLTLIGATTENPSFEVISALLSRSQVFVLQALTSDEMKQVVQRGASALEISVEPDAEEFLANFANGDARRALNLLEAAFTLYQTSLITVEQLKESLQSKQIRYDKAEEEHYNTVSAFIKSMRASQVDAALYYLARMVHGGEDPLFIARRMVIFASEDVGIAQPTALVVANEVFRACETIGYPECQFNLAQGAAYLALATKDRSAGEAYFAALEDVDKHGNLPIPMMLRNAPTRLMKELGYGKGYDMYSDDEYLPEELKGKQYFKRS comes from the coding sequence ATGGACAAAATTAGCGCTTCCCAACCTCTCGCAGACCGTCTCCGCCCTGAGCGACTTGAAGACGTGATCGGCCAACGCCATCTGATCGGCCCTGGCAAGCCGCTCAGCCGGGCCGTCACAAACAACACCGTTCACTCGATGATCTTCTGGGGACCGCCGGGTGTCGGCAAGACTACGCTTGCACGCATTATCGCGACGCAGACCGGGCGGCGGTTCGTCGCGCTCTCGGCGGTTTCGGCCAGCAAGGACGATGTGCGTAAGGTCGTAGAAGCTGCCAGACGCGAGCCAGACCTTTTTGGCGAGGCTGAAGGCGGGGGCAAAGGTGTTATCCTATTTCTTGACGAAATCCATCGCTTCAACAAGGCCCAGCAGGACTTCCTACTGCCCTACGTGGAAGATGGAACACTGACACTTATCGGCGCAACGACCGAGAATCCGAGCTTCGAAGTCATCTCGGCGCTGTTGTCGCGTTCACAGGTGTTTGTGCTGCAAGCCCTGACATCAGACGAGATGAAGCAGGTTGTACAGCGAGGTGCGTCCGCTCTGGAAATTTCGGTTGAGCCTGACGCGGAAGAATTTCTCGCCAATTTCGCGAACGGGGACGCCCGGCGCGCGCTCAATCTACTTGAGGCCGCGTTTACGCTGTACCAGACGAGCTTAATCACCGTTGAACAGCTCAAGGAGTCGCTGCAGTCGAAACAGATTCGTTATGACAAGGCTGAAGAAGAACACTACAACACGGTCAGCGCGTTCATCAAGTCGATGCGTGCAAGTCAGGTTGACGCGGCACTCTACTATCTGGCGAGAATGGTACACGGGGGCGAAGATCCGCTTTTCATAGCGCGCCGGATGGTAATTTTCGCAAGTGAAGATGTCGGAATAGCACAACCTACCGCACTCGTGGTTGCTAACGAAGTGTTCCGGGCATGCGAGACCATCGGATACCCTGAGTGCCAGTTTAACCTTGCCCAGGGCGCAGCGTATCTGGCACTGGCGACCAAGGATCGTTCTGCTGGCGAAGCGTATTTTGCGGCGCTGGAAGATGTCGATAAACACGGGAACCTTCCAATCCCGATGATGCTTCGCAACGCGCCAACACGTCTGATGAAGGAACTCGGGTACGGAAAAGGGTACGACATGTATTCTGACGACGAGTACTTGCCTGAAGAACTGAAAGGTAAGCAGTACTTCAAGAGGTCCTGA
- a CDS encoding carbamoyltransferase, translating into MYILGISAFYHDSAAALLKDGQLIAASMEERFTRRKHDNRMPIQAIVFCLKQAGITAADLDHVVFYEKPLQKFERILQTSLNTFPNSVGVWREAIVSWMGEKLWIKNKIVNALGIDPKQLMFCDHHMSHAASAFFASPFKEAAVLTCDGVGEWTTTTLGKATSYWGSESGTNEISLLSEQRFPHSIGLLYSVFTAWLGFRVNNGEYKVMGMSPYGTPRYMDKMEKVFHLNPTDGSFRLDMDYFSFAKSADSSFNSKFVDLWGEPRKEESEFFTMETNPERAAEKAAMAENQHYADVSATIQRATEDALIAILHHLHKVTGLDKLVMAGGVALNTKANWRLLKETPFKDIYIQPASGDDGGALGAALWAWHVVLDKPREWVMPHAYWGQSYNESQIKQTLDDNGIKYESFESNPDKLLDVVAEELTKSKVVGWMQGRFEWGPRALGARSILADPRTDAMKEVVNTKIKFREPFRPFAPVVLRDRALEYFDYPEVAEQEAPRYMLMVAPVREEKQQDIQAVVHKGTGRLQSIERDTNPRYYGVIERFGQLTGVPVLLNTSFNLRGEPIVNTPANALNTFVNSDIDLLVMETLLVRKPGK; encoded by the coding sequence ATGTATATACTCGGAATATCGGCCTTCTACCATGATTCGGCGGCGGCGCTGCTTAAAGATGGGCAGCTGATCGCGGCATCGATGGAAGAACGTTTCACACGTCGGAAACATGACAACCGGATGCCAATTCAGGCAATCGTGTTTTGCCTCAAACAGGCTGGAATCACGGCAGCGGATCTTGATCATGTGGTGTTCTATGAGAAGCCGCTTCAGAAGTTCGAACGCATCCTTCAGACTTCGCTTAATACGTTCCCGAATTCGGTCGGCGTATGGCGCGAAGCGATCGTAAGCTGGATGGGCGAGAAGCTGTGGATCAAGAATAAGATCGTCAACGCGCTGGGAATCGATCCCAAGCAGTTGATGTTCTGCGACCATCACATGAGCCACGCTGCGAGCGCGTTTTTTGCGTCACCGTTCAAGGAAGCCGCGGTCCTGACCTGCGACGGCGTTGGCGAATGGACTACGACGACGCTCGGTAAGGCTACGAGCTATTGGGGCAGCGAGTCCGGTACAAACGAGATCAGCCTGCTCAGCGAACAACGGTTTCCCCACTCGATTGGCCTGTTGTACTCAGTATTCACGGCATGGCTTGGCTTCCGGGTCAACAACGGCGAATACAAAGTCATGGGCATGTCCCCTTACGGTACGCCCCGGTACATGGACAAGATGGAGAAAGTGTTCCATCTAAACCCAACCGACGGCAGTTTCCGGCTGGATATGGATTACTTCAGTTTTGCCAAATCGGCGGACAGCAGCTTCAACAGCAAGTTCGTCGATCTGTGGGGCGAGCCGCGCAAAGAAGAGTCTGAGTTCTTCACGATGGAGACGAACCCGGAACGCGCAGCCGAGAAAGCCGCGATGGCGGAAAACCAGCATTACGCCGATGTATCCGCCACAATCCAGCGTGCAACCGAAGATGCGCTAATCGCGATTCTGCATCATCTGCACAAAGTAACCGGCCTAGACAAACTCGTGATGGCGGGCGGCGTCGCGTTGAACACCAAGGCCAACTGGCGACTCCTGAAAGAGACACCCTTCAAGGATATTTACATTCAACCGGCCTCCGGTGACGACGGCGGCGCGCTCGGCGCAGCGCTCTGGGCATGGCATGTCGTCCTGGACAAACCCCGCGAATGGGTGATGCCGCACGCGTACTGGGGTCAGAGCTACAACGAGTCGCAGATCAAGCAGACGCTCGACGACAACGGCATCAAGTACGAGTCGTTCGAGTCGAATCCCGATAAACTGCTGGATGTAGTGGCTGAGGAACTCACGAAGAGCAAGGTCGTGGGCTGGATGCAGGGCCGGTTCGAGTGGGGTCCGCGCGCGTTGGGCGCTCGCTCCATCCTGGCCGATCCTCGTACCGACGCAATGAAGGAAGTCGTCAACACCAAGATCAAGTTCCGCGAACCGTTCCGGCCGTTTGCGCCGGTAGTTCTGCGTGACCGGGCATTGGAATACTTTGATTACCCGGAAGTGGCGGAACAGGAAGCACCTCGCTACATGTTGATGGTCGCGCCCGTGCGCGAAGAGAAGCAGCAGGACATTCAGGCAGTCGTTCATAAAGGTACCGGGCGTCTGCAAAGCATTGAGCGTGATACAAATCCACGCTACTATGGAGTCATCGAGCGGTTTGGCCAGTTGACAGGCGTTCCGGTCCTCCTCAACACGTCGTTTAACCTGCGCGGAGAGCCAATCGTCAACACACCAGCTAACGCGCTAAATACGTTCGTCAACAGCGACATCGACCTTCTGGTGATGGAAACGCTGCTCGTCCGTAAACCCGGTAAGTAG
- a CDS encoding YebC/PmpR family DNA-binding transcriptional regulator translates to MSGHSKWKTIKRAKNANDQQRGKVFTRVARDITIAAREGGGDEGSNAKLKLALLKARAANMPRENIERAIKKGTGELEGGNMDEITYEGYGSDGVAFMIDVLTDNKLRSLADVKRVLNRGGGSLASAGSVSWQFTQKGYIKVPVEGVDFDEIFMAAADAGADDVIEEDGEYAIYTPREQLGAVDQALTSAGYKVEEAELFWKANNETELPVDRAVANMKLHEALEELDDVQSVASNLLVSDAVMAALETA, encoded by the coding sequence ATGTCCGGCCACAGTAAATGGAAGACGATCAAGCGCGCGAAGAACGCGAATGATCAGCAGCGCGGTAAAGTTTTCACGCGTGTTGCCCGTGATATTACGATTGCTGCGCGCGAAGGTGGCGGCGACGAAGGTAGCAACGCGAAGCTCAAGCTGGCCCTCCTAAAGGCACGCGCGGCCAACATGCCCCGCGAAAACATCGAGCGCGCCATCAAAAAGGGCACGGGCGAGCTCGAGGGTGGAAACATGGATGAGATCACCTACGAGGGGTATGGCTCGGACGGGGTGGCGTTCATGATCGATGTCCTGACTGACAATAAGCTGCGTTCGCTGGCAGATGTCAAGCGTGTACTAAACCGCGGCGGAGGATCCCTGGCGTCGGCTGGCTCGGTTAGCTGGCAATTCACGCAAAAGGGCTACATAAAGGTTCCTGTGGAGGGGGTGGACTTCGACGAGATCTTCATGGCTGCGGCCGATGCAGGTGCCGACGACGTCATTGAAGAAGACGGCGAGTACGCAATTTATACCCCGCGCGAACAGTTGGGAGCGGTGGATCAGGCGCTGACATCTGCCGGCTACAAGGTCGAAGAGGCGGAGCTTTTCTGGAAGGCAAACAACGAAACTGAACTTCCTGTAGATCGCGCCGTCGCCAACATGAAACTGCACGAGGCGCTCGAAGAACTCGACGACGTGCAGAGCGTTGCATCGAACCTTCTGGTAAGCGACGCGGTAATGGCCGCGCTCGAAACGGCGTAG
- the ruvC gene encoding crossover junction endodeoxyribonuclease RuvC, producing the protein MLALGIDPGTAIVGYGLVRELSDGALQPVHYGVITTRAHTPMWERLEIIYTELTKIIHTYGPDRAAVEVLFFGKNVTTGITVAQARGVILLTLQQAKLPIHEFKPSEIKQSLTGYGNADKGQMQEMTRMMLSLESIPKPDDAADALAVAITDIHSARFDNIED; encoded by the coding sequence GTGCTTGCGCTGGGCATTGACCCCGGCACTGCAATCGTCGGCTATGGGCTGGTGCGCGAACTAAGTGACGGCGCGCTCCAGCCTGTGCATTATGGCGTCATCACAACCCGCGCCCACACCCCGATGTGGGAACGCCTCGAAATAATCTACACTGAGCTCACAAAAATCATTCACACTTACGGCCCGGATCGGGCGGCGGTCGAAGTGCTATTCTTCGGCAAGAACGTCACAACCGGCATCACTGTTGCACAGGCACGCGGGGTAATACTCCTCACGCTACAGCAGGCGAAGCTACCAATTCACGAATTCAAACCAAGCGAGATTAAGCAGAGCCTCACCGGGTACGGCAACGCAGATAAGGGCCAGATGCAGGAAATGACGCGAATGATGCTCTCGCTCGAATCGATTCCGAAACCGGATGATGCCGCTGACGCACTCGCCGTCGCCATTACCGATATCCACAGCGCGCGGTTCGATAACATCGAGGACTAG
- the ruvA gene encoding Holliday junction branch migration protein RuvA codes for MIAMVQGAVAHVGKDHVVLLAGGVGYKLFCPPTLTGHGGETLTAWTTLVVREDSMSLYGFASPAERDQFELLLTISGVGPKVGLAILSTLTSDSLRNAVVADRPEILTRVPGIGKKTAQKILFELKDKLTGGLDSAPSAAFNDVNSDVIDTLVALGYSIIEAQTAVQALPPDAPDDVEERIRMALQYFA; via the coding sequence ATGATTGCGATGGTTCAGGGTGCGGTAGCGCATGTTGGCAAAGATCACGTTGTCCTGCTGGCCGGCGGGGTCGGATATAAGTTATTCTGTCCTCCAACCCTTACCGGCCACGGGGGCGAGACTCTAACCGCATGGACAACGCTCGTCGTGCGTGAAGATTCGATGTCGCTCTACGGATTCGCGTCCCCGGCAGAGCGCGATCAGTTTGAGCTATTACTAACTATCAGCGGAGTTGGACCCAAAGTGGGTCTGGCGATCCTGAGTACGCTCACATCTGATTCGCTGCGGAATGCCGTCGTAGCCGATCGCCCGGAAATCCTTACGCGCGTCCCAGGTATCGGCAAGAAAACCGCGCAAAAGATTCTGTTCGAATTGAAGGACAAGCTCACCGGCGGCTTGGACAGCGCGCCTTCGGCCGCCTTCAACGACGTGAACAGCGATGTCATCGACACACTGGTAGCGCTGGGTTACAGTATCATAGAAGCACAGACGGCCGTTCAGGCCTTGCCACCTGACGCGCCTGACGATGTAGAAGAGCGCATTCGGATGGCCCTGCAGTATTTTGCGTAG